The Flavobacteriaceae bacterium 3519-10 genome includes a window with the following:
- a CDS encoding Ferrochelatase, protoheme ferro-lyase, with the protein MKGILLVNLGSPRSTSVEDVKEYLDEFLMDEKVIDYRWFFRSLLVQGVILRTRPAKSAEAYKTVWTDEGSPLIVITKQIQQKLQKLIDIPVEIGMRYAEPSIETGIRNLTEQGVTEIVLFPLYPQYAMSTTETVIDKAEEVRKKHFPGIKINYVQPFYNREIYINCLAESIREKLPENYDALQFSYHGVPERHIYKTDPTNTCNLNDCCSRESNPSHQFCYRHQCFKTTEKVIEKLNIPREKTLVTFQSRLGKDKWMEPYTDETLENLPKKGVKNLAIVCPAFVSDCLETLEEISVEGKGEFLHAGGENFHYIPCLNDEDRWIDVVKTLCEEKLGEFYLV; encoded by the coding sequence GAATTTTATTAGTCAATCTCGGATCGCCCAGATCTACAAGTGTTGAAGACGTAAAAGAATATCTGGACGAGTTCCTGATGGACGAAAAAGTGATTGATTACAGATGGTTTTTCCGCTCACTTTTGGTGCAGGGCGTAATACTTAGAACACGGCCTGCAAAATCGGCTGAAGCCTATAAAACAGTTTGGACTGACGAAGGTTCGCCGCTGATCGTGATCACAAAACAGATTCAGCAAAAGCTGCAAAAGCTCATTGACATCCCGGTAGAAATCGGGATGCGTTACGCAGAGCCAAGCATCGAAACCGGCATCCGCAATCTCACAGAACAGGGCGTTACGGAAATTGTGCTTTTTCCGCTATATCCACAGTACGCAATGAGCACCACCGAAACCGTGATTGACAAGGCTGAAGAAGTGCGTAAAAAGCACTTTCCCGGTATTAAAATTAATTACGTTCAACCCTTTTATAACCGCGAAATCTACATCAACTGCTTAGCAGAAAGCATTCGCGAAAAACTTCCCGAAAATTATGATGCGCTGCAGTTTTCATATCACGGCGTGCCCGAAAGACATATTTATAAAACCGATCCTACCAATACCTGTAACCTGAACGACTGCTGCTCACGCGAAAGCAATCCGAGCCACCAGTTTTGTTACCGTCACCAGTGTTTTAAAACCACCGAAAAGGTTATTGAAAAGCTCAATATTCCGCGTGAAAAAACGTTGGTTACGTTCCAGTCGCGTCTCGGAAAAGATAAATGGATGGAGCCGTACACGGATGAAACTTTAGAAAATCTACCTAAAAAAGGAGTGAAAAACCTTGCAATTGTTTGCCCGGCCTTTGTGTCTGATTGCCTTGAAACGCTCGAGGAAATTTCAGTTGAAGGCAAAGGTGAATTTTTACATGCTGGCGGCGAAAACTTCCACTATATCCCGTGCCTGAACGACGAAGACCGGTGGATTGATGTGGTGAAAACCCTTTGCGAGGAAAAACTTGGAGAGTTTTATTTGGTTTAA